The Thalassophryne amazonica chromosome 6, fThaAma1.1, whole genome shotgun sequence genome includes a region encoding these proteins:
- the baz2a gene encoding bromodomain adjacent to zinc finger domain protein 2A isoform X4, whose translation MQNSSCKTVDMNGEMNVNGITTVLGSSVPGSQPPTATFPHASNRHQSGMGYQYLWGGHSQYGPSVGASPGQVMHQKQSVPGTVQPQSQHHYQSHGQYQLNGCIESTHQASVTAPPNISIPGSQYWNRTNPGQQQLGYNSHSMYGTYQTQRHQQQSFQSQQQLLSHHHTHHCHQQPQHYGVMPNGMPYYQHQPQHQSLPSTQPDSPQQSQPQGQTPVMSTAVQSFTPLHGSPQHHSLSGTGTGSPVPMGLSSVSVMSSSAVQDSGPPQSHNKERSLHASNTSVSTGMQGHVCEAFKDVETAYNGIERAHITQRILKSDSSQQKTSTPHMGSASDYLQNSDQTTSQHPEMISPVREPVVNTPPDFMHSTSVSASSTAVSPSLVTVPTPQLCATPAVCASSTSTPGLHIVLPSEIKSAQSQISTALNMSSCQSPAARPRPSPPPMLAQDIKPSAAALTEISVAEYKHLSAGSLSSPKLSDPLPLIDSVPAPATLSSVPSVSAPLSESVVHQTKSALASIVCGPMAADSPLDIVPTSYSASVPTFQQVSQGSKLPTPVSQYENSAVQTLSGSGPSTSVPPGTCLMSSAPLSSVSNNYSVGSVEEKSAPSPQHQTLLAVLCSSLSTTATTVGLNLHSAVINENPTAQPLPTLPLPTTQASRTAPVSAPPALVPVISTVTTPLRVMQNSDSEQLPASTTLSHALKQSCSEPECHGHGGDHKGLLNTAIRKPEECLPQLHLGNKRILQSAEAPGTCASKIHSHQLFSSLLATLPIPEKSVQTTVTPELKASSKHPDLEKHHLQSTPKDSRLSEDSTEDQTKVRMSLQLCSSREEYQTGEDNFDESSQSASEDEVNSTYNSLSGANVSSVLEETSVLDGDSSCADNSTHFDSSIYPEDDTSHAEDKPPVVCDTTRESDSIDDTTKGTQQNTGDVTLESSLNDASQMDKLHAESHASSCSFVAAGHQGPKEGCDPRGQDTPDSVTIKTTVNETSTPSSFGVRDGNFAFSTPAENLADHPFQQVADHVSAPAGHLRLSWKQRKPPSSKPVWIKTPALEQRKPRVRIPKDKKMKSDVEGVNVNKGDEGKMMRRKRKKFFTVDVKETSDLQGVAGAPSREVDSITATIDAVLASTSTIHTVAEKSRKLKMVKKEDQEGYMVITPKQDAETTPNDNEDIDDDSSNTGETNRRRVATEEQVQFPLQHGWKREIRVKKIENRLKGETWYYAPCGRRMKQFPEIIKYLNKHQGGVVSREHFSFSPRMPVGDFYEERETPEGKKWILLKNEEIPSMIMAITGRRGRPPNPDKEKSRRARALNGGPPRRPGRPPKLKMVDLLSKVDAKLFKRLEAKEALNEEDKEKLVKIKKKMKKKARVKRREDAKIKKMKEEKKRAKLEQHAHHVEVKTEPKDKTAPQVPGPAIDSTVEPKKPGRRRSVKVEATLILKQRDEERLAQGKRVPGARCKAKAVAKAEAEAEAAVHAAMAAKRAAERRAQAQKRLEERKRQQIITEELKKPTEDMCLTDHKPLPDLSRVPGVVLSGTAFAHCLAVVEFLHGYGKLLGLNVPKDIPSLDTLQKGLLGLGDNQGEVQDLLLKMVKAALYDPGLPSYYQSVKILGEKLVELQLTRNTVSEVLRIFLESHGYETEVCNTLRTKTFHALPPDTKAAILGFLVEELNGSNIVTCDIDNTLENMTAYRKNKWIIEGKLRKLKAVLARRTGRSEEELCFEERRRSARVAEEENMNLEDSGLVLERGSRRARKEEPKLSDNENPTYASIAELERQLDKLTRRQVFFRKKLQQSSHSMRAMLLGQDRFRRRYLALPHLGGVLVEGPEELLTSGDVLVAEVPVTFLKKEPKVEEASVATTPPPTLPSPSSPTLPAQSQFSPEDDPLPGTASLMSRPRGRGRPRKIKPEVELHLRTAKIRRQRRSSVRSRSGEGPRSPVSCTQDLTQAAFRNWLIQSQEALTKSTSPAIGEPPEGNQFEESVKEMAEKHGQWFNLLPKEPCDDNSLTEPQIHTSPPKLFPQIPSTLPILVAPLVQIDPQQSVSNPQQSALNPQQPIIPLPGSAPVDPVTAAPSQETSLEPPESAVPLCAPPLSQLLLPLPAALPLVAPTPTTPARPGRRRRRGSRGSSPGRRGPRGSAAKRRGRPPNSVFQELEQQYFTQLVVKPIPASMVRGWWWIKDPEELCSTLQALHPRGIRERVLHKHLAKHMESHAELCTKPVNDPIFELKVEQKDALMEALQQPWQVQDKAMEADISALQWVEDLEQRVVAADLHLKAPSHSTTNDTETKAEIPLVEFQGYTIPEPDSTRDDLQYYEHDTDPRDDWIVRTKKEWSGLPRIATHPVDLSVLRLANLERNIERRYLKEPLWNPAEVLRLAPLTPTPGEEEPMDVISLESEITSRLRTWRQALDRCRSAPQICLCLLQLEKAIAWERSVTKVTCQVCWKGDNDECLLLCDGCDRGCHMYCLKPKITQVPEGDWFCPICVAKEQGEVPCSQRSSKKRTRVKRKRYEDESSDEDATIRRSAGMTTRHKDTVTSPSSSLYSGDRGSTKRRRMTTRNQPDLTFCEIILMEMESHADAWPFLEPVNPRLVPGYRRIIKNPMDFLTMRERLLQGGYCSCDEFAADAQLVFNNCELFNEDTSEVGMAGHSMRRFFESRWAEFYSKDK comes from the exons ATATGAATGGCGAAATGAATGTGAATGGCATCACTACTGTACTAGGATCCAGTGTTCCTGGTTCCCAGCCACCAACAGCTACTTTTCCACATGCAAGCAACCGCCACCAAAGCGGCATGGGGTATCAGTACTTGTGGGGAGGACATTCTCAGTATGGTCCATCTGTGGGTGCCTCTCCAGGTCAGGTGATGCACCAGAAGCAGTCTGTGCCTGGAACAGTCCAGCCTCAGTCACAGCATCACTACCAGTCACATGGACAATATCAACTAAATGGGTGTATTGAAAGCACCCACCAGGCCTCTGTCACAGCCCCACCAAACATATCCATTCCAGGGAGTCAGTACTGGAACCGCACTAACCCTGGACAGCAGCAGTTAGGTTATAACTCCCACAGTATGTATGGCACGTACCAGACTCAACGTCACCAGCAGCAGTCTTTCCAGTCACAGCAGCAGCTTCTCTCCCACCATCACACACACCATTGCCACCAGCAACCGCAGCATTATGGCGTGATGCCGAATGGAATGCCCTATTATCAGCATCAGCCCCAGCACCAGTCGCTGCCGTCAACACAGCCGGATTCCCCACAGCAGTCTCAGCCCCAAGGCCAGACTCCAGTGATGTCCACAGCAGTGCAGAGTTTTACTCCTCTACATGGCAGCCCACAGCACCACAGTTTAAGCGGCACAGGCACAGGCAGCCCTGTTCCTATGGGGCTTTCTTCAGTATCAGTGATGTCATCATCAGCAGTACAGGATAGTGGACCGCCCCAGAGCCACAACAAGGAGAGAAGCCTCCATGCTAGTAATACAAGCGTATCTACTGGCATGCAAG GGCATGTGTGTGAAGCTTTCAAGGATGTGGAAACAGCCTACAATGGAATTGAAAGGGCACACATTACCCAGAGGATTTTGAAAAGTGACAGTTCCCAACAGAAAACTTCCACGCCTCATATGGGTTCTGCAAGTGATTACCTTcagaattctgatcaaacaacatcGCAGCATCCAGAAATGATTTCCCCTGTGAGAGAGCCAGTTGTAAATACACCGCCTGACTTCATGCATTCAACCTCTGTATCTGCATCTTCCACAGCAGTGTCACCATCATTGGTCACGGTGCCAACACCTCAACTCTGTGCAACTCCTGCTGTCTGTGCATCTTCCACATCTACCCCTGGGCTACATATTGTTTTGCCCTCTGAGATTAAATCTGCTCAATCACAAATTTCAACAGCTCTCAACATGTCCTCCTGTCAGTCACCAGCTGCTCGTCCAAGACCTTCACCACCTCCTATGTTGGCTCAAGACATCAAGCCTTCTGCTGCTGCCCTGACTGAGATTTCTGTTGCTGAATACAAGCATCTGTCAGCAGGTTCTCTGTCATCTCCAAAGTTGTCTGATCCCCTGCCCTTGATTGATAGTGTGCCTGCACCTGCAACACTGTCATCAGTCCCTTCAGTTTCTGCTCCTTTATCAGAGTCTGTGGTTCATCAAACAAAGTCTGCATTGGCTTCTATTGTTTGTGGACCTATGGCAGCTGATTCCCCTCTTGACATAGTGCCCACTTCTTACTCTGCATCTGTACCCACATTTCAGCAGGTGTCCCAAGGATCCAAGCTGCCTACACCTGTTAGTCAATATGAAAACTCTGCAGTTCAAACTTTGTCTGGCTCTGGACCCTCGACCTCAGTACCACCAGGCACTTGCTTGATGTCATCTGCACCTCTTAGTTCTGTGTCAAATAATTATTCAGTTGGAAGTGTCGAAGAGAAATCAGCACCTTCACCTCAACATCAGACATTACTTGCTGTTCTGTGTTCTAGTCTTTCTACTACTGCAACAACTGTAGGTTTGAATTTACACTCTGCAGTAATCAATGAAAATCCTACAGCCCAACCGCTGCCTACCCTACCTCTTCCAACCACTCAAGCCTCCAGGACTGCACCTGTGTCTGCTCCACCTGCCTTGGTGCCTGTAATATCTACAGTGACAACACCATTGAGAGTGATGCAGAACTCCGACTCAGAGCAGCTTCCGGCTAGTACAACTCTTTCACATGCATTAAAGCAGTCATGTTCTGAGCCAGAGTGCCATGGACATGGTGGGGATCATAAAGGGCTGCTTAATACTGCAATTAGGAAACCAGAGGAGTGCCTACCTCAGCTCCATTTGGGCAACAAAAGGATTCTGCAGAGTGCAGAAGCTCCTGGGACGTGTGCATCCAAAATTCATTCACACCAATTGTTTAGCAGCCTTCTTGCAACTTTGCCAATTCCAGAGAAAAGTGTACAGACCACTGTTACACCTGAACTCAAGGCCAGCAGTAAACACCCAGATCTTGAAAAGCACCACTTGCAGAGCACTCCAAAAGACAGTCGTCTCTCAGAGGACTCCACAGAGGACCAGACTAAAGTTAGAATGTCCCTACAGCTTTGTAGCTCTAGGGAAGAATATCAGACTGGGGAAGATAATTTTGATGAATCATCACAAAGTGCTTCTGAAGATGAGGTCAATTCAACCTATAATTCCTTGTCTGGAGCTAATGTCAGCTCTGTCTTGGAAGAAACCTCTGTTTTGGACGGCGACAGCTCATGTGCGGATAACTCCACTCATTTTGACAGCAGCATTTACCCAGAGGATGATACGTCTCATGCTGAAGATAAACCACCGGTTGTATGTGATACAACTAGGGAAAGCGACTCCATAGATGATACCACCAAGGGTACACAACAAAACACTGGAGATGTCACGTTGGAGTCTTCACTAAATGATGCCTCTCAGATGGATAAGCTTCATGCAGAGTCACACGCGTCATCATGTTCATTTGTGGCAGCAGGGCACCAAG GACCCAAGGAAGGCTGTGATCCCAGAGGACAAGATACACCAGACTCTGTTACTATTAAGACTACTGTTAATGAGACATCCACTCCCTCGAGTTTCGGTGTGAGAGATGGCAACTTTGCCTTCAGCACCCCAGCAGAGAACCTTGCAGATCACCCATTCCAACAAGTAGCTGATCACGTGTCAGCTCCTGCAGGGCATTTAAGGTTGTCATGGAAACAACGTAAGCCTCCATCGTCAAAGCCAGTTTGGATTAAAACTCCAG CACTTGAACAGCGGAAGCCTAGAGTTCGAATTCCAAAGGACAAGAAGATGAAGTCTGATGTGGAAGGAGTAAATGTGAACAAGGGAGATGAGGGAAAAATGATGCGCAGAAAGAGGAAAAAGTTTTTTACAGTGGATGTTAAAGAAACATCTGATCTACAAGGAGTGGCTGGGGCCCCCAGCAGAGAGGTTGATTCAATCACAGCCACCATTGATGCTGTTCTGGCCAGCACGTCAACAATACACACGGTAGCTGAGAAATCCAGGAAGCTGAAAATGGTCAAGAAAGAAGACCAAGAGGGCTATATGGTAATCACACCTAAACAAGATGCTGAAACAACACCTAATGATAATGAAGACATTGATGACGACAGTTCTAATACAG GTGAAACCAACAGACGGAGGGTTGCAACTGAGGAACAGGTTCAGTTTCCTTTGCAGCATGG TTGGAAAAGAGAAATTCGTGTAAAGAAAATAGAAAACCGCTTGAAGGGGGAAACCTGGTATTATGCACCATGTGGAAGGCGGATGAAGCAGTTTCCAGAAATAATTAAG TACTTGAACAAACACCAGGGCGGTGTGGTTAGCAGAGAGCACTTCAGCTTCAGTCCACGTATGCCTGTTGGAGACTTCTatgaagagagagagacaccTGAG GGTAAGAAATGGATCCTCTTGAAAAATGAGGAGATTCCTTCCATGATAATGGCCATCACTGGTCGCCGTGGTCGACCTCCAAATCCGGATAAAGAGAAATCTCGCAGAGCTCGTGCCCTGAATGGAGGGCCGCCTCGCCgtcctggaagacctcccaaaCTCAAAATGGTTGACCTTCTTAGCAAAGTTGATGCCAAGCTGTTTAAGAGGCTTGAGGCAAAGG AAGCGCTTAACGAGGAAGATAAGGAGAAACTAGTAAAAATCAAGAAGAAGATGAAAAAAAAG GCAAGAGTGAAGAGAAGGGAGGATGCTAAAATTAAGAagatgaaagaggaaaaaaagcgaGCCAAG ctGGAACAACATGCCCATCACGTAGAAGTAAAGACTGAACCAAAAGACAAGACAGCTCCACAAGTCCCAGGACCAGCAATAGACTCTACTGTAGAGCCCAAGAAGCCTGGTCGCAGAAGGTCTGTAAAGGTTGAAGCAACATTAATACTAAAGCAGAGAGATGAGGAGAGGCTCGCTCAGGGTAAGCGGGTGCCTGGTGCCCGGTGTAAAGCAAAGGCTGTGGCTAAGGCTGAGGCAGAAGCAGAGGCAGCTGTTCATGCTGCTATGGCAGCGAAGAGGGCTGCAGAGAGGAGAGCACAGGCCCAAAAACGTCTGGAGGAAAGGAAGAGACAGCAGATAATCACAGAAGAGCTGAAAAAGCCCACAGAGGATATGTGTCTTACTGACCACAAA CCTCTGCCAGATTTGTCTCGTGTCCCTGGTGTGGTTCTCTCTGGGACAGCATTTGCACACTGCCTAGCTGTTGTCGAGTTCCTCCATGGCTATGGAAAGTTGCTTGGCCTTAACGTACCCAAGGACATTCCCAGCCTTGATACCCTGCAGAAGGGCCTATTGGGCTTGGGTGATAATCAAGGAGAAGTCCAAGACCTTCTCTTGAAGATGGTGAAAGCTGCACTTTATGATCCCGGCCTGCCCTCATATTATCAA TCGGTGAAGATACTAGGAGAAAAGCTGGTTGAGCTACAATTGACGCGCAACACAGTTTCAGAAGTTCTTCGAATTTTTTTAGAGTCGCATGGTTATGAGACTGAAGTGTGCAACACATTGAGGACCAAAACCTTTCATGCCCTGCCTCCTGACACCAAAGCAGCCATATTgggttttttggtggaagagctcAATGGCAGCAACATTGTGACATG TGACAttgacaacacactggaaaacaTGACAGCTTACAGGAAAAACAAATGGATTATCGAGGGGAAATTGCGCAA GCTGAAGGCGGTGCTAGCACGCCGTACAGGACGTTCAGAGGAAGAACTGTGTTTTGAAGAGAGGAGACGCAGTGCCAGAGTAGCTGAAGAAGAGAACATGAATCTGGAGGACAGTGGTTTAGTTCTGGAGAGAGGCAGCCGTCGTGCGCGGAAAGAAGAGCCAAAGCTTAGTGAT AATGAAAACCCTACATATGCCAGCATTGCAGAGCTTGAAAGGCAATTAGACAAGCTAACTAGG CGGCAAGTATTTTTCCGTAAAAAGCTGCAGCAGTCGTCTCATTCCATGCGAGCAATGTTGTTGGGCCAGGATCGTTTTCGACGTAGATATTTAGCTCTTCCACACTTAGGAGGAGTTCTTGTTGAGGGGCCCGAAGAGCTTTTGA CTTCCGGAGATGTCCTTGTAGCAGAAGTGCCAGTTACTTTTCTCAAAAAGGAACCCAAAGTTGAGGAAGCCTCTGTGGCTACCACTCCCCCTCCTACCCTCCCCTCCCCTTCTTCCCCCACTCTCCCCGCCCAGTCCCAGTTTTCTCCAGAAGATGATCCCCTCCCAGGCACTGCATCTCTCATGAGCAGGCCGAGAGGAAGAGGACGTCCACGAAAAATCAAACCAGAGGTGGAACTTCACCTACGCACAGCTAAGATTCGGCGACAACGTCGAAGTAGTGTCAGGTCTAGGAGTGGAGAAGGGCCCAGATCACCAGTCAGTTGCACACAGGACCTCACGCAGGCTGCCTTTCGAAATTGGCTCATTCAGTCACAGGAAGCATTGACCAAAAGCACAAGCCCTGCAATCGGGGAGCCTCCAGAGGGCAACCAATTTGAAGAAAGTGTAAAGGAAATGGCAGAGAAACACGGACAGTGGTTCAACCTTCTCCCCAAAGAACCATGTGATGATAACTCATTGACAGAGCCTCAGATCCACACCTCACCTCCTAAACTCTTTCCTCAGATTCCAAGTACACTTCCTATTCTTGTTGCACCACTTGTGCAGATAGACCCACAACAATCTGTTTCAAACCCACAACAGTCTGCTTTGAACCCGCAACAGCCCATTATTCCCCTGCCTGGTTCGGCTCCTGTTGATCCAGTGACTGCTGCACCATCACAGGAAACTTCCCTTGAACCTCCTGAGTCTGCTGTTCCTCTTTGTGCCCCACCATTATCCCAACTCCTACTTCCTCTTCCTGCTGCTCTTCCACTTGTTGCACCTACTCCCACCACACCTGCCAGACCTGGCCGCAGGCGAAGGAGAGGTAGCAGAGGCAGTAGTCCTGGTCGTAGAGGGCCACGGGGGTCTGCAGCAAAGCGTCGGGGCCGCCCTCCCAACTCTGTGTTCCAAGAGCTTGAGCAGCAGTACTTCACACAGCTGGTGGTCAAACCAATCCCAGCAT CAATGGTACGTGGCTGGTGGTGGATCAAAGATCCAGAAGAACTGTGCAGCACCTTACAGGCTCTACATCCGAGGGGCATCAGGGAGAGGGTGCTCCACAAACACTTGGCAAAGCACATGGAGAGCCACGCTGAGCTGTGCACCAAACCTGTTAATG ACCCCATATTTGAGTTGAAGGTAGAGCAGAAGGATGCACTCATGGAGGCTCTGCAGCAGCCCTGGCAAGTGCAGGACAAGGCCATGGAGGCGGACATCAGTGCTCTCCAGTGGGTGGAGGACCTAGAGCAGCGGGTCGTTGCTGCCGATCTCCATCTCAAA GCACCATCTCACAGTACAACGAATGATACAGAAACTAAAGCAGAAATACCATTGGTAGAATTTCAG GGTTACACTATCCCAGAGCCAGACTCCACACGTGATGACCTGCAGTACTATGAGCACGATACTGACCCGCGTGATGACTGGATTGTTCGGACTAAGAAGGAATGGTCCGGCCTGCCACGTATTGCCACACATCCAGTCGATTTGTCCGTACTGCGTCTGGCTAACCTTGAGCGGAATATTGAGAGACGCTACCTGAAGGAGCCGCTCTGGAACCCAGCAGAAGTGTTGCGTCTCGCTCCTCTTACACCGACCCCGGGAGAAGAGGAACCTATGGATGTCATTAG TCTGGAAAGCGAGATAACCTCTCGACTACGAACGTGGCGACAGGCACTAGATCGCTGCCGCAGCGCGCCCCAGATTTGTCTGTGTTTACTTCAGCTAGAGAAAGCCATTGCATGGGAAAGATCTGTGACTAAAGTG ACTTGCCAGGTTTGCTGGAAGGGGGATAATGATGAGTGTCTGCTGCTGTGTGATGGCTGTGACCGTGGATGCCACATGTACTGTctgaaacccaaaatcacccagGTACCCGAGGGAGACTGGTTTTGTCCCATCTGTGTTGCCAAG GAGCAAGGTGAGGTACCCTGTAGTCAGCGCTCATCAAAGAAGCGAACCAGAGTGAAAAGGAAGCGGTATGAAGATGAGAGCTCTGACGAAGACGCGACAATCCGACGTAGTGCTGGGATGACAACACGGCACAAGGACACCGTGACATCACCTTCATCTTCTCTTTACTCCGGGGACAGGGGGAGCACCAAACGTCGACGTATGACAACCCGCAACCAACCTGACCTCACCTTCTGCGA GATTATCCTAATGGAGATGGAGTCTCATGCAGATGCTTGGCCATTCCTTGAACCTGTTAACCCACGACTGGTGCCAGGTTACCGCCGCATCATCAAAAACCCCATGGACTTCCTCACCATGAGAGAGAGACTGTTACAGGGAGG GTACTGCAGCTGTGACGAGTTTGCAGCAGACGCACAGCTGGTGTTCAACAACTGTGAACTCTTCAACGAGGACACGTCAGAAGTGGGCATGGCCGGGCATTCCATGAGGCGCTTCTTTGAGAGCCGCTGGGCGGAGTTTTACTCAAAGGACAAATAG